The DNA window CATTGGGTCGCCGCGTTCCACGTGGAACCAATGAAGAGGTCATCAGGCCACGCGAGAAGGGATGGGCGTTTCAGGTGGAGGTTGAGCCGGGGCCGGATGGGGCCTGCATGGCGGATGGACTGGTGCCGCGTGGCGCGGGTGAAGTGCTCATCGGGCAGCTCGAACCAACGAACGCTCCGTGTTCCAGGTGGAAGTCAGGCTGGGGGCTGATGGGGACTGAATGATGAATGGTCCGGTGCCGCGTGGAGCGGGTGAGTCGGTCGGCGCGCAACGCGAAGTGACGCGCGCTCCGTGTTCCAAGCGGAGGTTCGGCCAAGGCCTGCATGGTGGATGGTCCGGTGCCGCGTCAAACGGGTGAACGAGGTCATCGGGCAGCGCGAAGTGACGAACTCTCCACGGCTTCAAGTGGAAGTCGGGCCGGGGCTTGGCGCCGCGCTTCCGGTTGAGGGGTTTGCGTGGAGCAGGTGCTGCGGACTTCGCGTCGCCGCAGGTCGCGTTGGGGCAAACCCATGATGCGGACTGCGGCGTGTTCCACCTGGAACGAGAACCGCTCAGTTCATGTGGTGGGGAGAGCCTGGGCGGCTCCTCATGAAGCACGTGATGCCGCTGACGTGCAGCGGGGTGGTGGGCGTGAGATGGGCTGCTGCCTTCTCCAGGTGGAGCGTGGAGAAAGTCGCGATGAGTTCGGCGGACCGTGCGACCTGGAGGCTCGTGGTCGGTGCGTTCCGAATGAATCGGGTGAAGAGCGACTTCGCATGGTCCGCGAAGTAGCGGCGCCGAACACAGAACGTGGACCGTGCCGTACTCCGCCTGGAGTCGGTGATGTGCGGCTTCGTGGAGCGGCGTGAGTTAGCGGCGCCGAACACAGAACGTGGACCGTGCCGTACTCCGCCTGGAGTCGGTGATGTGCGGCTTCGTGGAGCGGCGTGAGTTGGCGGCGCCGAACACAGAACGTGGACCGTGCGGTACTCCGCCTGGAGTCGGTGATGTGCGGCTTCGTGGAGCGGCGTGAGTTGGCGGCGCCGAACACAGAACGCGGACCGCGCCGTGTTCCGCATGAGCCGGTGAAGGGCACTTGGTGCGGTGGCGTGAAGTAGCGGCGCAGAACACCGAATGTGGATCGTGCCTTGCTCCGCATGGGGCCGGTGATGGGTGCTTGGTGTGACGGCGTGAAGTAGCGGCGCAGAACACCGAATGTGGACCGGGCGGTGTCCCTCCTGGGGCCGGTGATGTGTGGCTTCGTGGGGCTGCGCGAGTTGGAGGTGCAGAACGCTGACCGTGTCGTGTCCCGCATGGAACCGGTGATGCGCGGCTTTGTGGGGCCGCGCGAGTTGGTGGTGCAGAACGCTGACTGCGCCGTGTTCCGCATGGGGCCGGTGATGCGCGGCCCCGTGAGGCCGCAGGGGTTGGCAGTGCGGAACACAGAACGTGGACCGCGCTGAGCTCCGCATGGAACCAGTGATGGGTGCTTGGCGTAGCGGCACAGAACGCGAACCGTGCCGTGCCCCACATGGCCGTGAGCCACGTGGCGAGGGCCGCCTCATGGTTGAGCGGATGGACCCTGCTCGCATGGGCATGCCACTTCATGAGGAGCAGGCGAGGAGGTCTTCAATCCACCGCGACGGATGAATGACGCCAGGCACGAAGCGATGAGCCCTCTGCGTTCCCGATGGAACGTGAACCAGTTGGCGCGGGCTTCATGGTGGATGGGCCAACCGGGTTTGCCCCAGCCTCGGTCCACGACAGGAAGTGGGGCACGTCAGGTCGCCACGTGCGGCGGTTGTTCCGAACCCAGAACAGGGCCGATGCCATGCAGAAGTTGAGCGAGTCCGAGAAGCTGATTCCTTCCCGTGCGGCCTGACCGTGCTCAAGCGGTCGAATCAACTCATGTGGAGAGGGTGACGAGGTCTCCACATGGTTGCGGCGATGGGGGGCCGCACGTCGACCACGGCTGAAGGCCATGCGGAACCTGCTCGATGCCGCGATGAGGACTCCAGATTCACGACCGGACCTTGTTCGCGATGCCAAGCCGAGAAGCACGCTGATGCCTCAGGGTGCTCGATGGTCGGGCCAGTCCAAGTGATTCGGGGGGCGCACTTCGCCGGTGCATCGCGCGGAGGTTCCGAACCCTGAACACGGCTGATGCCATGTGGAGGCTGCGCGAGTCCTCCACTGCGCATCCTCTGCCCAGGCTCGTCGAAGAGGTCCCGGCCTTCTTGTGGTGACGCGATGGCTCCAGCCTCAGCACGAGTCGATGTCCAACCCGGGCAAGGTCGTAAAGGTCACGCGGGCCAGTCGCCAGAACCCGAAATGCCATGCCCCAGGTTGAACCCACGCGAGACCCTCAAGAAGTCTCCTCCGCGCGGTGATTCAACACCGCCGTGTTCCGCGTGGAACCTGAGTCCGGGCCCTGAACGCGTGTCGCTCGGCGAGTCATCCGCACGAAACCGCCGACGCCGGACCCCAGCGACACCCGTTCACCGGTTACACACCCGAGGCCCACGGACACAGGTCCACCGCACCCCCCGTTCCACGGGAAACCCTCACCGTGCCTCCTTGTCAGGAGACCCTCCGACCAACCCCCTCCCATCACCCTGCAAACCCTGGATGACAAGGCCTCCCACCCGCGTTCCACACCCGGGACTCCGGACCTTCAAGTCCTTGGAATCAGGGCTCGCGGCCTGCTTGGAACCCCTCGAAAAGAGGAGCCGTGCCCACCGTGCCGCGAATTTGATCCAACACCGAACCGCGTGTTAGCAGCGGGATCCGCGCGCAGTCGTGCGTTACACCTCGCACGGCGCCTGGCGCTCGCCGGGCAAGAGAGAGGATGGGCCTCGTGGGTCGAATCATCTGCATCTCCAATCAGAAGGGCGGCGTGGGCAAGACGACCACCGCCATCAACCTCGCCGCGAGCCTGGCCTCCGCAGAACGCCGCACGCTCCTGGTCGACATGGACCCGCAAGGCAACGCGGGCAGCGGCCTGGGCCTCAAGCAGGACAAGCTCCACGGCACCATCTACGACGCGCTCCTCAATGGTCGCCCCATGAAGGAGCTCTTCCACCCGACGGAGCTGCGCTACCTCCAGGTCGTCCCCGCCACCCCCGACCTCACCGGCGCCGAAGTCGAGCTCGTCGGCCAGGAGAACCGCGAGTTCCGCCTCCGCGACGCCCTGCGCCCGCTCGCCTCCGAGTTCGACTACATCATCATCGACTGCCCGCCCTCGCTCGGCCTGCTCACCCTCAACGCCCTGTCCGCCGCGGACTCCGTCCTCATCCCCCTCCAGTGCGAGTACTACGCCCTCGAGGGCCTCTCCCAGCTCACCCACACCATCGACCTGGTGAAGCAGGGCCTCAACCCCGACCTCAAGATGGAGGGCATCCTCCTCACCATGTTCGACGCGCGCGCGAACATCGCCCACCAGGTCGTCGAGGAAGTGCGCGGCTACTTCAAGGACCAGGTCTTCCAGGTCGTCGTCCCGCGCAACGTGCGCCTGTCCGAGTGCCCGTCCTTCGGCAAGCCCATCATCCTCTATGACATCAAGTCGAAGGGCTGCGAGAGCTACCTCGCCCTCGGCCGGGAGCTGATGAAGCGCGACACCCCCAAGTCCCCCCGCCGGCGGGTGGCCTGAGCTCGTCCGCGAATCCGCTCGCGGGTTCGCGCGCTCGCCTCCGTCGCCCATGTCCGCCGTGAGCCTCCTCGCGGCGCTGGAGTCATGTCTTGGTGAAAGCAGACCCGAAACGAGCCCTTGGCCGCGGGCTCTCCGCACTCATCCCCCAGGCCGCTCCCGGCAAGGGGGGCGACGCGGCCGCGAACAAGGCCGGCGTCATCAAGCTCCCCATCGAGTCCATCCACCGGGACAAGGAGCAGCCTCGCCGCCACTTCGACGAGGAGAAGCTCAAGGAGCTCACCGAGTCCATCAAGGCCCAGGGCATCCTCATGCCCATCCTCGTCCGCAAGGACCAGGACGGCTACCGCATCATCGCCGGTGAGCGCCGCTGGCGCGCCTCCCAGGCCGCGGGCCTCAAGGAAGTCCCCGTCATCATCAAGGAGGTCACCGAGGTCCAGGCCTTCGAGCTGGCCCTCGTCGAGAACCTCCAGCGCGCCGACCTCAACCCCATTGAAGAGGCGGAGGGCTACAAGCGCCTGGCGGAGGAGTTCAAGCTCTCCCAGGAGCAGATCAGCCAGCGCGTGGGCAAGGAGCGCTCCACCGTCGCCAACGCCCTGCGCCTGTTGGCCCTGCCCGCGGACGTGAAGAACATGGTCGCGGATGGCTCCCTGAGCATGGGCCATGCCCGAGCGCTCCTGGGTGTCCCCCGCTTGCCGGAGATGC is part of the Myxococcus landrumus genome and encodes:
- a CDS encoding ParB/RepB/Spo0J family partition protein, producing the protein MVKADPKRALGRGLSALIPQAAPGKGGDAAANKAGVIKLPIESIHRDKEQPRRHFDEEKLKELTESIKAQGILMPILVRKDQDGYRIIAGERRWRASQAAGLKEVPVIIKEVTEVQAFELALVENLQRADLNPIEEAEGYKRLAEEFKLSQEQISQRVGKERSTVANALRLLALPADVKNMVADGSLSMGHARALLGVPRLPEMQNLAKQVAEKKLSVRDTERLVQQSRSHGKKDAGKTPQKQSPQVKSLVEELQRRLGTKVRLTERSPGKGTIEVDFFSYDDLDRLLKLLRKE
- a CDS encoding ParA family protein; the encoded protein is MGLVGRIICISNQKGGVGKTTTAINLAASLASAERRTLLVDMDPQGNAGSGLGLKQDKLHGTIYDALLNGRPMKELFHPTELRYLQVVPATPDLTGAEVELVGQENREFRLRDALRPLASEFDYIIIDCPPSLGLLTLNALSAADSVLIPLQCEYYALEGLSQLTHTIDLVKQGLNPDLKMEGILLTMFDARANIAHQVVEEVRGYFKDQVFQVVVPRNVRLSECPSFGKPIILYDIKSKGCESYLALGRELMKRDTPKSPRRRVA